From a region of the Fischerella sp. JS2 genome:
- a CDS encoding DUF4388 domain-containing protein, which yields MNLSSSFTDFSLAELFQIIDKGRKSGCLSVCTLPDIHTPESKSQYYYIWFKQGRVVAAANRLNGQGLVYKITQRKWLNQPLIEQYRQIFSTDKPLGLYLKAQGLLNTEQLNLLFASQLHQVRQLFEIQKGVFKLDSKAPLPTQEMTGLSLKATEVALMALRTLKNWKILADALPDASSAIRSIAQGKPQIHLHALEWQVWEFANGSVALSAIASQLNQPIALVQQAAFRLILACLVEEFPLISSTLELSDYPVDLNLVNSFELRQSPVMETIKLSTLFLQNLVGFLRSNN from the coding sequence ATGAACTTATCTAGTTCCTTCACTGACTTTTCTTTGGCTGAGTTATTTCAAATAATTGACAAAGGCAGAAAATCTGGGTGTTTAAGTGTATGTACTTTACCAGATATTCATACTCCTGAATCGAAATCGCAATATTATTACATTTGGTTCAAACAGGGGCGTGTAGTTGCAGCAGCTAATCGCTTAAATGGTCAGGGTTTAGTCTACAAAATTACTCAAAGAAAGTGGTTAAATCAGCCATTAATAGAACAATATCGACAAATATTTTCCACTGACAAGCCTCTTGGTTTATATCTGAAAGCACAAGGATTACTCAACACTGAACAATTAAATTTATTATTTGCAAGTCAACTTCATCAGGTGCGACAGTTATTTGAAATTCAAAAAGGTGTATTCAAACTTGATAGCAAAGCACCTTTGCCTACTCAAGAAATGACAGGGTTAAGTCTGAAGGCTACAGAAGTAGCTCTCATGGCTTTAAGAACACTAAAAAACTGGAAAATATTAGCTGATGCACTTCCAGATGCTAGTTCTGCTATACGCAGTATTGCCCAAGGTAAACCACAAATTCATTTACATGCTTTAGAGTGGCAGGTGTGGGAATTCGCTAATGGTAGTGTTGCTTTAAGTGCGATCGCATCTCAACTCAATCAACCAATAGCTTTAGTTCAGCAAGCAGCTTTTCGGTTAATATTAGCTTGTTTAGTGGAAGAATTTCCCTTGATATCATCAACACTAGAACTGAGTGATTACCCAGTAGATTTAAACTTAGTTAATTCCTTTGAATTACGACAATCTCCAGTCATGGAAACAATCAAGCTCAGCACTTTATTTCTACAGAATCTCGTTGGCTTTTTGAGGAG